A DNA window from Bacillota bacterium contains the following coding sequences:
- a CDS encoding ATP-binding cassette domain-containing protein codes for MAVTRWRDGAVAEVEVPGGGASEAGRAVVEVRGLRAGYGGRVVLEDVTFSVFPGQRVAVVGPNGAGKSTLFNCIAGLLRPTAGTILLA; via the coding sequence ATGGCAGTGACCCGGTGGCGGGACGGTGCGGTGGCAGAAGTGGAGGTGCCCGGTGGGGGCGCCTCTGAAGCGGGCCGCGCGGTTGTCGAGGTGCGGGGGCTGCGTGCCGGGTATGGCGGGCGCGTCGTGCTGGAGGACGTGACGTTCTCCGTCTTTCCCGGGCAGAGGGTCGCGGTGGTGGGCCCCAACGGTGCCGGCAAGTCGACGCTGTTCAACTGCATTGCCGGGCTGCTGAGGCCGACCGCGGGCACGATTCTCCTTGCGA
- a CDS encoding metal ABC transporter substrate-binding protein, with protein MRCEAGGGAFVRRCLNWLSGTQLAGAALALVLVAGAAPGGWGPAPAARARLTAVTSTTILADLVRRVAGERWDVKAIVPVGADPHAYQATPGDARRLASADLVVLVGAGLETPAFEKLVRSAAKAATVLKVAPALGVVRDGEGTVEAGSPGDEHGHGGEVDPHVWWSVPLTIRLVEEVEAALERVDPEGAPVYRTNLQGYTHELQRLDGWIREQVAAIPPGRRLLATNHGVLGYFAREYGFRVVGEVLPGTSSLAEASAADTARLVTRLKQLRVPAIFAETTVSPVLAARVSREAGVRLVTLYTDSLGPEGSGAETYVGFMKTNVGRIVEALRGG; from the coding sequence ATGAGGTGTGAAGCGGGCGGGGGTGCGTTTGTGAGACGCTGTCTCAATTGGTTGTCCGGCACGCAGCTGGCGGGCGCCGCACTGGCGCTGGTGCTGGTTGCCGGCGCTGCGCCCGGCGGGTGGGGGCCTGCGCCGGCCGCCCGGGCGCGCCTTACGGCCGTCACGTCCACGACCATCCTGGCCGACCTGGTGCGCCGGGTGGCCGGCGAACGCTGGGATGTCAAGGCGATCGTGCCGGTGGGAGCCGACCCGCACGCTTACCAGGCGACCCCCGGGGATGCACGCAGGCTCGCAAGCGCCGATCTGGTGGTTCTGGTGGGAGCCGGGCTTGAGACGCCGGCCTTCGAGAAGCTGGTGCGTTCGGCGGCGAAAGCGGCTACCGTGCTCAAGGTTGCCCCGGCCCTGGGCGTTGTGCGGGACGGCGAAGGCACCGTAGAGGCCGGCAGCCCAGGCGACGAGCACGGGCACGGGGGAGAGGTGGACCCGCACGTGTGGTGGAGCGTCCCGCTGACGATCCGCCTCGTGGAAGAGGTGGAGGCGGCGCTGGAGCGGGTGGACCCCGAGGGGGCGCCCGTGTACCGCACCAACCTGCAGGGCTACACCCATGAACTGCAGCGCCTGGACGGGTGGATCCGGGAGCAGGTCGCCGCCATTCCGCCCGGCAGGCGGCTTCTGGCGACCAACCACGGCGTGCTGGGGTACTTCGCCCGGGAGTACGGGTTTCGTGTGGTGGGCGAGGTGCTTCCGGGCACGAGTTCGCTGGCCGAGGCGTCGGCGGCCGACACGGCGCGCCTCGTGACCCGGCTGAAGCAGCTGCGGGTGCCGGCCATCTTCGCCGAGACCACGGTTTCGCCCGTGCTGGCCGCGCGGGTGAGCCGCGAGGCGGGCGTCCGGCTGGTGACGCTCTACACCGACTCGCTGGGGCCGGAGGGTTCCGGGGCTGAGACGTACGTGGGCTTCATGAAGACCAACGTCGGCCGGATCGTGGAGGCGCTGCGGGGTGGGTGA
- a CDS encoding Fur family transcriptional regulator, which yields MMSQLQGRTPEGKGADPAASVGVMLEALRRAGYRLTAARRAVVEAMQSGEHRSAPEIVAEVKRRHPRVGRASVYRTLAILSRLCAVQPSLMRTAQAHYAAAEQGHHHHFICNRCHGVIEFGQCGAADMARQLERQWGVRVEGHLLEFYGLCPACAGKG from the coding sequence ATGATGTCTCAGTTACAGGGTCGAACCCCGGAAGGAAAGGGCGCAGACCCGGCGGCATCGGTGGGCGTGATGCTGGAGGCGCTGCGGCGGGCCGGCTATCGCCTGACGGCCGCCCGGCGGGCGGTGGTCGAAGCCATGCAGTCCGGGGAGCACAGAAGCGCTCCGGAGATCGTGGCGGAGGTGAAACGGCGCCATCCCCGCGTGGGGCGGGCGTCGGTCTACCGAACGCTTGCGATCCTCAGCCGGCTGTGCGCCGTGCAGCCGTCCCTCATGCGGACGGCGCAGGCCCACTACGCGGCCGCAGAGCAGGGGCACCACCACCACTTCATCTGCAACAGGTGTCACGGGGTCATCGAGTTTGGGCAGTGTGGCGCGGCGGACATGGCCAGGCAGCTGGAGCGGCAGTGGGGCGTGCGGGTTGAGGGCCACCTGCTGGAGTTTTACGGGCTGTGTCCGGCGTGCGCCGGCAAGGGATGA
- a CDS encoding NUDIX domain-containing protein, whose protein sequence is MKAPEKDVECVTMWGQVRRFPAEALRFRPAAYGIAVRDGQVLVARSRFTGRWELPGGAVAPWEKLEDGLVREYREETGVTVSVRGFVGFDQGFVAFFQHPFNSLRFFFRVDADAAELRAQKSEVDEVRWMPIAELDEADMAAGHWHFLQECMRP, encoded by the coding sequence ATGAAGGCGCCAGAGAAAGACGTCGAGTGCGTCACGATGTGGGGGCAGGTGAGGCGCTTCCCGGCCGAGGCGTTGCGGTTTCGGCCGGCGGCCTACGGCATTGCGGTCCGGGACGGGCAGGTGCTGGTGGCGCGCTCCCGCTTCACGGGCCGGTGGGAGCTGCCGGGCGGCGCGGTGGCGCCGTGGGAAAAACTGGAGGACGGGCTCGTCCGGGAGTACCGCGAAGAGACCGGCGTGACCGTCAGCGTGCGCGGCTTCGTCGGCTTCGACCAGGGCTTCGTGGCGTTTTTCCAGCACCCCTTCAACTCGCTGCGCTTCTTCTTCCGGGTGGACGCGGACGCGGCGGAACTGCGCGCGCAGAAAAGCGAAGTGGACGAGGTGCGCTGGATGCCGATCGCGGAACTGGACGAGGCGGACATGGCGGCCGGCCACTGGCACTTCTTGCAGGAGTGCATGCGCCCCTAG